CGGAGCAAGGCCGACCCGCACCAGGTTGTTCACCACATTGGTGCCCATGTAGGTCTTGATGATCGCGGGGTGCACCGAGTTGATCCGTACGCCATAGCCCAATTGGGCCACCTCGATAGCAGCCGCCTTGGTCATCAGGCGTACCGCACCTTTTGGAGCGCAATGGGCCGTCAGGCTCGGCGAGCCGACCAGGCCGGCTATCGAAGACAACTTGATGATTGATCCGCCGCGCCCGCCTGCCCCGCCCGGACGCATAGCGCGCAGGACGTGCTTCATGCCCTAAAGACACCATCCACGTTAGTTGCCATAGTTCGCTAAGAATCCTCCAGCTCGCACTCAGTCACCAACGCCGAGGTCTCGATTCCGGCATTGTTAACTAGAATGTCAAGGCCGCCAAAGCGCTTGATCGTCGCCTCGACCGCAGCTACCCACTCCACTTCCTGCGTTACGTCATGACGCATGAATTCAGCGCGAGCATTAGCCAGGTCAGTCGCCTTGACTCTCCCCCAGCTCAACGCGCACATCCGTCAGCATTACGCTGCACCCCGCCTGCAGCAAGGCTTCGACAATTTCGGTGCCCAGGCCCCGCGCTGCGCCGCTAACCAGGGCGACTTTGCCGTCCAAACGATTCTGGTCTAGATAGCTGGTCATGGTCGTTCTCCGTTTCAGTTCGAGTCGGGCGCATGGCCGAATCGGACATGCGTTTTCTTGCTGGTGGAATGGAAACGCGCGACGTGATATTGCTGTCACAGCCATACCGACAAAAACAATACTGATCGGAAAATCTATTGTTGCCCCCCCTGATGGGGTGCGCGAGATGAGATGAGTAACGACGCCAGAACAAAAACAATGATATCGCCCTTGCTGAGAACGAAACTGGTCCCCCCCCGTCAAGGTCGAGGGACACTGCCGCGCCCTCGGCTCGAACAACTCATCGAGCGGGTTGCAGAAACCACTCTGACCGTTATCAAAGCACCTCCTGGCTTTGGCAAGAGCACGCTCGCCAGCGCGTGGGCCGAAGCCGCAGTCGTTCGTGGTGCACGCGTCGCCTGGCTTTCCTTAGACGAAGCCGATAACACCTCGGAGCGGCTTCTCCGGTACGTGGCTGCCGCCGTTGAACGAGGTTTTGAAGGTGATGACGAAGCAGAGTTGCCCAAAGACCTATCGCTGATTCCGGCCGGCCACTTGAGCACGCTCTTGCTGAACGCCTTGGCGCGGCGGCGAGAGCAGTGCTTCTTATTCATCGACGATTACCACTGCGTTCCCGAACCGGTGCTCACCGAAGCCTTAGAGCAGTTGATCCGCTTTGCACCGGACAATCTGCATCTGGTGCTTTGCGGTCGTACCAATCTACCTGCCTGCCTCTTCGCTCATATTTATTGCCATGCCTGTCTGGAGGTGAACACCGATCAACTCCGATTCGATGTCGAGGAGACTCGGGATCTGCTGCTGCGCACCGGGGTGCCGATTCTCGACGCTAGCGACGTACTTGACCTGCACGCTGCCACCGAGGGATGGATCACCGCTTTGCGCGCCAGCTTGATCAACCACCCCCAACGTCGTGCCGACAACCCACGACTGACAAAGAGCATCAGCGGTGTGTTCGACGAGCTGATCAATCGACTGACGCCAGAGCTCTCAGCGCAATTACCGCACCTGGCTGCAGTCAAGAAGTTCAACGCGCCGCTGGTCGAACGCCTGATCGACGGAGCAGAGGGGCGAACTTTCATTGCGGAGCTCGAGCGGCTTCAGCTGTTCATTACCGGGCTTGACGAGACCGGTGAGTGGTTCAGCCTCCACCCGCTCTTTTGCGAGCACCTTCAGCGCCGCCTTTCCCCGCAGGACATCATCGCAGCGCTGCGCAGAGCTGCTTGGTGGTTTGCCGATCAATCCGCCTGGACTGACGCGGTGCGTTGCGCCCTAGCGGCCGGCGATAATGACAGCGCGCAGGAATGGATCGCTTATTGCGCCATGGGCATGGTGGAGCGCGGCGACTTCGCTATTTTGCTTGATTGGCAACGCCAACTACGCGACCGCCTATTGCGGCCATCAGTAGCCTTAAGGCTTGCCCTGGCGTGGGCTGCCGGTCTGGCCATGAGCTGCACTGAAGCGCGCGAACAGCTGGAAAGCGTCCGATCCGAGTCAACGCAGATCGAGAATAGCGAGCTGTACTGGGAATGTCAGGCGCTTGAGGGGATGATCCTGTCGATGGAAGATCATTCCGAAGCAGGCGGCCGCCTCGCCCAGGCCAGCCTGCAGCATCTCGAACGAAGTCCGTGGATCTACAACACGCTTCTAAATGTGGTGTGTTTCAGCCATCTACACGCCAATAACTGGGAAGCGTTTTATAGCGTCCCGCCAGTGCTCTACCCTCCTTCGGATAGCCACCGTTGCCTGTTCAATAAGGTGTACAGACTATGCGTGGTGGGCTTGGGTGAGCACGTGCAGGGGCGTCTTTCGCAGGCCGCGGCGACCTACAAGGAAGGCCTGCGCCTGGCTAATGACGAGGCCTGGGGGCACCCGGTATTGCGTGCTTTGCCGTCAAGTTTTCTGGCGACGGTTCGCTATCAGCAGGGCGACCTTGTGGAGGCTGGGCGGCTGAACCTGAAAAGCACCGAACTCATCAAGCTAGGCGGATCCCTAGATTGCGTCGTCAGCACGATCATCACCGCCAGCCGCCTCAGCAGCCACAACGCAGCCGAGCAACGAGCTCGCCATTACCTGGATGAGGGCGAACGTCTCGCGCACTCCCGAGACTGGCCGCGACTGAGTGCGGAATTACTTCTTGAGCGCACGCGCATCAGCCTACTTGAAAACAAGCAGCACGAAGCCTTGGCCTGCGCCCGGAAACTCGAAGCACTAAACGCGGCCGCCAGCCCCGGCCAATGGGAGGGATATTCATACCAGACCACGCTCGCAATACTCTGGTGCGAAGCAGCTGGCCTGCCCTTGCAGGCCAGCACTGGCGCTGCCGAGGCGCTGATCGAAGGCGCCGAGCGCAGCAACCGCCGCCTGATGCAACTTCAACTCAATGCAGGACTGGCTTTGCTGCACTGGCGACGCAACGCGCCAGATGGCGCAATCGACTACCTGTTGGAGGCGTGCCGACTCGCCGAGGCCTGTGAAGCGCCACAACTTCTCGCAGACTTTCCCGTACGCGAGGCACTAGAAGAGCTGGCCGCCCACGGATTGGAGCGCAAAGCCCTGAGCGACTCCCAGCAAGCCCAGCTCAAACGCTACGCACTCCCCTCCAGGGAATCGCGTACCAATGCTATCTTGCAACATGCCGCCATCGGCCTCACCGGCAAAGAGCGCAACATTCTTGCGCTGGTTGCCCAAGGCAAGTCAAACAAGGAAATGGCCAGACTGCTTGGCATTACTCCGGAGACCGTCAAGAGCTACATGAAAAATATTTTCGCCAAGCTGGGCGTGAACAATCGGGCTCAGGCCGCGGCGGCTGCGATGGCCAACGGACTGATTTAGCCGGCCCGCTCGAAACAGCCGCATCAACGCCGAGTTAGCATCACGCGCGACGTCTCTGACTGAGTCTGCGGAGCGGCGCGCACCCCTTGGGTGCCGTAATCCCCCGAAAGCATCGGTGCCTTCAGCGATCAACGAGTGTTGTCCATGGACTTCATGCACGACCACTTCAGGAACGGTCGAAGCTATCGCCTGTTCAATACGCTGGGTGGCTAACCGTCAAAGACGTGGAATGGAGATGAATTTGTCAATGTCTTCCGAGCGTGTGATCAGTGCCTTAAACCAGATCATCGAATGGCCGGTAAGCCGACTTTAATCCCCTGGGACAATGGCCCCTAGTACATCAGTTCGAGGAAGAGTTGATGCCCAGGATTGAAAGCTCGTAACCGTTTTATAACCGTCCGAGGAAACGGGGTAGAACCCAGCTGTCGCTCGGGGGGTGTCTATGAATCCAAGGGTGATTCAGTTCTTGACTGAAGCTCAAGCAAGTCCCCCACCTCACAGCCCAGGTATCTGCAAAGCTCTTCAATAACATCCAGCTCTATACGGGTGGCTGTTTCATGGTACAGGCGCGTAATGGTTCCACGGTTAATACCTGTATCCCGAGCGACGTCGATTACTTTGAGCTTTTTCTCGCCCATCAATCTCGACAAATGGCACTTGATCATTTTCCCACCAAAAGACTATTTGACCCCCAGGAGAACAAAAAGACTTGCAGAAGGTCTTTTTGCATGCATAATGATCTTCAGGAGATCATATCGCTCTTCAAGAGGACCTGATGACCTCCAGCAACAAACATTACCAGAGGATCATTGCCATGTCACAGATATACCTAACTACCGACGAACTAGCCGCACGTATCAAATACGACGCCCGTACCATTCGCGATCGCCTCAAGGACTCCGTGCTGTTTGAAGGCACCCATTACATCCGGCCCTTTGGGGGCCGAAAAATCTTGTACCTGTGGGACGCCATTGAGCGGGATATGGCAGTAAGTTCCGGCGCTTCCAGTTTCAGCATCCCAATGGCAAATGGAGGTGTGATGCATGGCTAGCATTCGAGCGAGAGATACGACCGGGAAGCTGTTCTTCGACTTCCGCTTCCAGAACACCCGTTGCAGAGAGCAGACCGCCCTGGACGACAATCCTGTCAACAGACGCAAGCTGGAGGGAATTCTAAAAAGGATCGAGGCGGAAATCACCTTGGGCACCTTCGAGTACAGCCGGTACTTTCCAGGTAGCAGCAACGCTAAGAAATTTGACGAGGCCGCCAACCAGAGGGCGAGGGCCCAAGTCAAAGCCACCCCGCTATTTTCTGATTTTGCCGAGGTCTGGTTGTCGGAAATGAGTGCTCAATGGCGCAACTCACACATAAGCACGATTGAGTCGACTTTGCGCGCACATCTGAAACCGATGTTCGGAGAAAAAGAGGTCGGCTCCATCACCAAAGCAGAGATTTTGTCATTTCGGTCCCAGCTCGCCAAAGTCAGAAACGGAAAAGACAAGCCTCTCTCAGCCGAGCGAATCAACCACATCATGACGCCTTTGCGCATGATCCTTAATGAAGCAGCCGACCGCTTCGAGTTTACCTCACCTTATCTGGGCATCAAATCCATAAAGGTACCCAGGACGGATGTTGAGCCCTTCACCTTCGATGAGGTGAAGCAAATTCTCGACACCGTCAGGGCCGACTTCAAGAACTACTACATCGTGCGGTTTCTGACCGGCATGCGCACTGGTGAAATTGATGGCCTGCAGTGGCAATACGTTGACTTTGAACGACGGCAGATCCTGGTACGCCAGGCGCTGGTCAAAGATGAATTGGTTTACACCAAAAATGATGGCTCGTTCCGCACCATCGATATGTCGGGGCCGGTCTATGAGGCATTACAGTCCCAACACCAAGCCACCGGCGAGTTCGAATATGTGTTCAGTACACGAAACGGCAAGCCAATGGCGCATCGCAATATCACCCAGAGGGTTTGGTATCCGCTATTACGTCATCTAGGCCTCAGAA
This genomic stretch from Halopseudomonas pelagia harbors:
- a CDS encoding SDR family oxidoreductase → MKHVLRAMRPGGAGGRGGSIIKLSSIAGLVGSPSLTAHCAPKGAVRLMTKAAAIEVAQLGYGVRINSVHPAIIKTYMGTNVVNNLVRVGLAPDEESADAFVQSLHPMGYGQPRDVAAAALHLASPASAWMTGAELVLDGGVTAT
- a CDS encoding SDR family NAD(P)-dependent oxidoreductase; translated protein: MSWGRVKATDLANARAEFMRHDVTQEVEWVAAVEATIKRFGGLDILVNNAGIETSALVTECELEDS
- a CDS encoding SDR family NAD(P)-dependent oxidoreductase, coding for MTSYLDQNRLDGKVALVSGAARGLGTEIVEALLQAGCSVMLTDVRVELGESQGD
- a CDS encoding LuxR C-terminal-related transcriptional regulator; translated protein: MSNDARTKTMISPLLRTKLVPPRQGRGTLPRPRLEQLIERVAETTLTVIKAPPGFGKSTLASAWAEAAVVRGARVAWLSLDEADNTSERLLRYVAAAVERGFEGDDEAELPKDLSLIPAGHLSTLLLNALARRREQCFLFIDDYHCVPEPVLTEALEQLIRFAPDNLHLVLCGRTNLPACLFAHIYCHACLEVNTDQLRFDVEETRDLLLRTGVPILDASDVLDLHAATEGWITALRASLINHPQRRADNPRLTKSISGVFDELINRLTPELSAQLPHLAAVKKFNAPLVERLIDGAEGRTFIAELERLQLFITGLDETGEWFSLHPLFCEHLQRRLSPQDIIAALRRAAWWFADQSAWTDAVRCALAAGDNDSAQEWIAYCAMGMVERGDFAILLDWQRQLRDRLLRPSVALRLALAWAAGLAMSCTEAREQLESVRSESTQIENSELYWECQALEGMILSMEDHSEAGGRLAQASLQHLERSPWIYNTLLNVVCFSHLHANNWEAFYSVPPVLYPPSDSHRCLFNKVYRLCVVGLGEHVQGRLSQAAATYKEGLRLANDEAWGHPVLRALPSSFLATVRYQQGDLVEAGRLNLKSTELIKLGGSLDCVVSTIITASRLSSHNAAEQRARHYLDEGERLAHSRDWPRLSAELLLERTRISLLENKQHEALACARKLEALNAAASPGQWEGYSYQTTLAILWCEAAGLPLQASTGAAEALIEGAERSNRRLMQLQLNAGLALLHWRRNAPDGAIDYLLEACRLAEACEAPQLLADFPVREALEELAAHGLERKALSDSQQAQLKRYALPSRESRTNAILQHAAIGLTGKERNILALVAQGKSNKEMARLLGITPETVKSYMKNIFAKLGVNNRAQAAAAAMANGLI
- a CDS encoding helix-turn-helix domain-containing protein, producing MIKCHLSRLMGEKKLKVIDVARDTGINRGTITRLYHETATRIELDVIEELCRYLGCEVGDLLELQSRTESPLDS
- a CDS encoding Arm DNA-binding domain-containing protein, which translates into the protein MASIRARDTTGKLFFDFRFQNTRCREQTALDDNPVNRRKLEGILKRIEAEITLGTFEYSRYFPGSSNAKKFDEAANQRARAQVKATPLFSDFAEVWLSEMSAQWRNSHISTIESTLRAHLKPMFGEKEVGSITKAEILSFRSQLAKVRNGKDKPLSAERINHIMTPLRMILNEAADRFEFTSPYLGIKSIKVPRTDVEPFTFDEVKQILDTVRADFKNYYIVRFLTGMRTGEIDGLQWQYVDFERRQILVRQALVKDELVYTKNDGSFRTIDMSGPVYEALQSQHQATGEFEYVFSTRNGKPMAHRNITQRVWYPLLRHLGLRKRRPYQTRHTAATLWLASGEAPEWIARQMGHTTTEMLFRVYSRYVPNLTRRDGSAMERLLMNELNHTSQTEAQEKDHA